The DNA sequence GTAGGTCATCGGGTCGAAATGATCGTCCGTCATGCGGTCCCACGCCGCCGGACCGATGACATACTTCAGGCCGTGGGCGAAGCCGCCGGCCCCGTCGGTTACATAATACCGGTATCCCGAGCGCGACACGCTCATCCACATGCCGTTGGTCGAACACCACATCTGGATTTCCACCGAGGCCAGGTCGCCGGCGCAGCCCCTGGAATCCCCCGCGCCGAAATACGTGTAGAGGGCGCGGCGAACCGGCGTGGGGATCGCGTTAGCGACCGTCTGCTGGGTGACCGTGCCTAGCAATCCGGCGGAATTGTATTCATATACGTAGCGCGCCGACATGCCCCCCTGGGCAACCTCGAAGCTTGCGAGTGAGCCGCCCGCATAGGTCAGCCGCGCCTCGACTCCGCCCGGCGCGACGATGCGCACAAGCGAGCCGTCCGCTCCGAAATATCTGCTCGTGCCGCTTTCCTCCTCGAAGAGCACGTATTGGTCAATTCCGGATGACGAGGATGATGATGACGAAAAAGAAGATGATGAGAGCCCGGTCAGCGTCGCATGCACCCCGTATCTGGGCACCCACGTCCCGCCGACCAGATCGAACCACAGGCTCGATTGCATGTCGCGCACCACGCACACGGTGGAGGGGCTGACAAAGGCCAGCCATTCGGCCTCGCGCACCATCACGCTGTTGCCGTTCCAACCGCCCACATTGGAACTCAGCAGGTTCCCATAGCAACGGGTGTGCCCCCAGCCAATGCCAAAACCCCCACCCGAAAGATCGGACTCGCCCAACAGGGTCGCGCCGTCCATGAAGCGCACGTTCACTTCGGAGTTGGTGACGACGGGCGTCGAGCATTCGCAACAACAGTCGCAGGCTGTATAAACAGGGTCCGGACTCCCCCCGTGGGTCGGCACCGGTGACGAACTCGAACTCCCGGACGAACCTGACGAACCTGACGAACCTGACGAACCTGACGAGGCCCCCGAAGAATCGGACCCCGATGACCCGGACGGCGGGGAAAATGAATCCGACGAAGAACCTGAGGCGACCATGCAGTCAGTAGGAGCAGCGCATCGGGACCAAGTCAAATGAAATCGCCGGAAGGATCATGATATTTTCCGACGCCTTCCGGCAGGTTCGCAAGCGGCGGATTACCGGGTGTCTGCTCCGCCATCCCTTCTCCCTCCGGAAAATCACCTCGAACGGCAGATCAATTCGTGTGCCCGACCCCGAACGGTTCGACCAAAGCTCCGCATGGCAAGCCCCCGGGATCCCCCTTGGCAATGCCCGCGTTCTCGTTCTCGAATACACCTGACACCGCCGGCACCCCGCCCGCCAAAAACCACTGCCCAAGGATTTTCAAAAAAGACGCCTTGGCAAAGGGAACCGGATCGCTATCTTAGCAGTTGACGCATCTTCCCATGTTTCTGACGAAACCCCTCATTTTCCTGCATGATCCTCCTGCCGGACCAACACCTTGGTCGGCTCCGGCACTGCGGGTTTCATGCCGCTTTAGCCCCTCTTCTCCCGCACGGAGGGGGGGATTCTTCCAGGATTCGTGCGATTACGGAATCAAGCGCATCGCTTCATTCGCCGCAGGCACGATCGAGCACCGTTCGACCGTGATTAGAATAAACTTCCAAGTCTGAGAGAAATTGGTTAGTCATGACCACTTCGAGTGAGATACCGCTTGCCATGCACTTCAGTTATTCCTGAAAAACCAGCCTATGCAACTCAATGTCGCCGACGCGAAAAACGGGAACTGGATGGCGCCTTTTCAAATTCACTCCGCGGCGACCGGCCATGGCGGCATCGGCTTAAACGGTGATCTGGGCTATGAGGATCTTCCGGTGACCAACTCGCCGGATTTCCGGTGGACGGTTTCCGCGCATGCGAACTCCCGGTTTGAACTCGTCGTCCACGAACACGTGGAAGTCCGCGGTTTCCTCAACGGCAGCGCCAGCTTCTTCGACGGGGCCAGGTTCAAAATCAATGGTCAGCTCCTGGGCAGCGTCTATCAGGCTCATGACGTGACCGACTCGATCGAACTGCCCCCCGGGAAATATGTGTTGGAAATCGAGGGCTATGGTTCGAATCGCTATGGACACACGGTGTGGGGCATGGACAAGCCCGGCACGATCCGGCGGCCCCCTATCCACTACGTGTCAATCGGAGCGATCTGCAAGGACGAGAACCACCAAATCGTGGATTGGATCCGCCACCACCTTTCCATCGGGGTCTCCCATATTTACCTGCTGGACAATGAAAGCAGGGTCCCGCTGGCAACCACGATCGCCGGGGCAGGGCTCTCCGGGCATGTTACTGTCGAACGTTTCACGAGCACGGCGCCCGACGTCCAGACCAACGCCTATCTCTACCTATTGCGGAAATACGGCCCGGAGTGCCGCTGGATGGCCCTGATCGACACCGACGAGTATGTCGTCGTCAAGATTTCGCCGTGCCTGCCCCGCTTCCTCCTAGCCTATGAAGACTATGGCGCGGTCAAGGTCCGCTGGATGATGTTCGGATCGAATGGTCACACCGATTTCCAGCCGGATCCGATGACGGCTTACACTGATTGTTACGAGGACCCCCATTTCAAGAGCATCGTCCAACCTCGCTTCGTGATCGCGGTGTCCACTTTGTTTCTCCGCAAGGGATCGGAGTCCCTGGCCGTGCTGCGTGAAGACCTCCTGCGTACGCTGCGGAATTATTTCATCGTCATGGAGTCCGACGTGATTCCGCAGTGCTCGAACCTGCTGGACAACTTCAAGGAAGTCACGGACCAAGCCGACCTCATCGGCGGCGTGTACTACAGCGGCTGGAAGCCCGCGCAGGCATTCGACGCAGCGAACAATCAACTGAAGCCCGTGCCGCATGCGCTGTCGGGCTGTACTCTCTACAAGCGCGCAGTAATCGAACAATTCCAGTTCCGCTGGTCTGCGGAGAACCTCGGCGCCTTCCCGGATGAGGGGATGTGCCACGACGCCGGCAAGGTGTTCAAGATCGCCGATTACTGGAAGATCAAATGTGCTCATTCTGAGAAGCCCACGTGCGGACGCGAACAGGAGGACATCCGGTGAGATTCGTACCACCGTTGAAAGCGGGGCCGTGGGCTGGGCACTGTGAGTTTGCTGGCTGGATTGTGGAGCATCACCGGCCGCAGACGATCGTGGAGCTTGGCGTCTGGCATGGTTGCAGCTTCCTGTCTTTCTGCGAAGCCGTGACCGTCTTCGGGGTGGACTGCGAATGCTACGGCGTGGACACGTGGGAAGGAGACGAGCATGCGGGATATTACGGTGCGGACTCCACGGTCTATGATGGGTTCGCGCTCAAGGCACACGCCTTCAAGTGCGCATCATGGTTTAGGACGACGTTTGACGAAGCGGCCACCTTGTTTCAGCCCGGACAGATCGACCTTCTTCACATCGACGGATTGCACACTTACGAGGCCGTGAAGCACGACTTTGAAACGTGGCTCCACTTGCTGTCCGAACGAGCAGTGGTGTTGCTCCATGACATCAACGTGCCGGAGAACCCGACCTTTGGAGTCGGCAAGTTTTTTGACGAGCTGAAAGCGACATACATGACGTTCGAAATGCCATGGTCCCACGGGCTTGGCGTGGTGCGCGTTGGTCCCGGAGCTCTTCACGAATTGTTCGAGGGCGATCCGTGCGGGCTGCTGGTCAAGTTTGCAGAAAGGGCTTAGGTGTACGGACTCACCCAAAGTTGACTGCGAGCGCATCAGATTCTGCGGTCCCGCCTCAGGATCCCCGGCTTTTGCGTTAGTGGAAGCGTTACTCTCCCACTCCGCAAACGGAGGTTCACATCTGGCAAACCCTCGAAAAACTGCCCCGTCACCAATGGCCCACCTTCATCCATTGCGACTGCGGTTACGGCACG is a window from the bacterium genome containing:
- a CDS encoding glycosyltransferase family 2 protein, encoding MQLNVADAKNGNWMAPFQIHSAATGHGGIGLNGDLGYEDLPVTNSPDFRWTVSAHANSRFELVVHEHVEVRGFLNGSASFFDGARFKINGQLLGSVYQAHDVTDSIELPPGKYVLEIEGYGSNRYGHTVWGMDKPGTIRRPPIHYVSIGAICKDENHQIVDWIRHHLSIGVSHIYLLDNESRVPLATTIAGAGLSGHVTVERFTSTAPDVQTNAYLYLLRKYGPECRWMALIDTDEYVVVKISPCLPRFLLAYEDYGAVKVRWMMFGSNGHTDFQPDPMTAYTDCYEDPHFKSIVQPRFVIAVSTLFLRKGSESLAVLREDLLRTLRNYFIVMESDVIPQCSNLLDNFKEVTDQADLIGGVYYSGWKPAQAFDAANNQLKPVPHALSGCTLYKRAVIEQFQFRWSAENLGAFPDEGMCHDAGKVFKIADYWKIKCAHSEKPTCGREQEDIR
- a CDS encoding class I SAM-dependent methyltransferase; translated protein: MRFVPPLKAGPWAGHCEFAGWIVEHHRPQTIVELGVWHGCSFLSFCEAVTVFGVDCECYGVDTWEGDEHAGYYGADSTVYDGFALKAHAFKCASWFRTTFDEAATLFQPGQIDLLHIDGLHTYEAVKHDFETWLHLLSERAVVLLHDINVPENPTFGVGKFFDELKATYMTFEMPWSHGLGVVRVGPGALHELFEGDPCGLLVKFAERA